The Antennarius striatus isolate MH-2024 chromosome 23, ASM4005453v1, whole genome shotgun sequence genome has a segment encoding these proteins:
- the LOC137590428 gene encoding RNA-binding protein 4.1-like, whose protein sequence is MVKIFIGNLACNATPEELRELFEKYGKVSECDIVKNYGFVHMNNRAEAEEAIQNLHQHQLHGWRMNVEMSKGRPKSTTKLHVSNLGEGVDSDVLRAKFEEFGPVVECDIVKDYAFVHMERMEDAMEAIDKMDNTAFKGKLMSVQLSTSRLRTAPGMGDHTGCYVCGKHGHWSKDCPVSRNGNHGDGSRGHGGRANPHGPPGYGRGSYGMASPPADYMGGAPYNQASQIPGMPPPPRRLGGYSSELVDRYGGRGVGGYPETPAVYNNDRVYSSVDYYQKYRARPYGSSYFEDRRMSYPPPPPPPPPPPPPTLSKVSSSVDPYNRQPMPPTSTAAYYAPDPNANRRVPPVPTAADYTFERTQLSPASASRSPYAAPRPKDHYASRYAPY, encoded by the exons ATGGTCAAGATCTTCATTGGCAACCTGGCTTGCAATGCCACACCAGAGGAGCTGcgggaactttttgaaaaatatgGCAAAGTCTCAGAATGTGACATTGTCAAAAACTATGGGTTTGTACACATGAACAATCGGGCTGAAGCTGAGGAGGCCATCCAGAACCTCCACCAGCACCAGCTTCACGGTTGGCGCATGAACGTGGAGATGAGCAAAGGACGGCCCAAGTCAACCACCAAGCTGCATGTTAGCAATCTGGGTGAAGGGGTCGACAGTGACGTTCTACGGGCCAAGTTTGAAGAGTTTGGACCCGTAGTGGAATGTGACATAGTAAAAGACTATGCCTTCGTTCATATGGAGCGAATGGAGGATGCCATGGAAGCCATTGATAAGATGGATAACACGGCCTTTAAAG GCAAGCTGATGAGCGTACAGCTGTCCACCAGTCGTCTCCGCACCGCCCCAGGAATGGGAGATCATACCGGCTGCTACGTCTGCGGAAAACACGGTCACTGGTCAAAAGATTGTCCAGTCAGTCGGAATGGTAACCACGGTGATGGCTCAAGGGGTCATGGTGGTCGGGCCAACCCACACGGTCCCCCAGGTTATGGCAGGGGGAGCTATGGGATGGCCTCGCCTCCTGCCGATTACATGGGTGGCGCTCCGTATAATCAGGCTAGTCAGATACCTGGGATGCCACCTCCCCCACGTCGGCTCGGCGGCTACAGCTCCGAGCTGGTGGATCGCTATGGCGGCAGAGGGGTGGGCGGCTATCCTGAGACCCCTGCAGTATACAATAACGACCGTGTCTACAGCAGTGTCGACTATTATCAGAAGTACAGAGCTCGTCCGTACGGTTCAAGCTATTTCGAGGACCGTCGCATGTCCtatcctccccctcctcctcctccccctcctcctccccctcccacccTCTCAAAAGTCTCCTCCAGTGTAGATCCGTATAACCGTCAGCCGATGCCTCCCACTTCAACTGCTGCATACTATGCACCTGACCCCAACGCAAACCGACGAGTTCCTCCAGTCCCCACCGCAGCCGACTACACCTTCGAGCGAACGCAGCTGTCTCCGGCATCGGCCTCCAGGAGCCCCTACGCTGCTCCACGACCCAAGGATCATTACGCGTCACGCTATGCCCCGTACTGA